From the Notolabrus celidotus isolate fNotCel1 chromosome 12, fNotCel1.pri, whole genome shotgun sequence genome, one window contains:
- the cep76 gene encoding centrosomal protein of 76 kDa, which translates to MSLPPERASELKQIIQDHLIRMDIHGKIREVLAETVKDDQGPTHRPLSEADFLNALQRRGIIDDVMKDLHFSIGKHTDAENGSQPRPAGQPVEKNVPQLGNTNIDPSRRYLYLQVLGGKAFLEHLQEPEPLPGQVCSTFTLYLHFRNQRFHSKPVPCACEPDLKEGFLLEIHREGVGKCSTMADSTSMLSMCDPVHLVLVKTNTSSETTLVSSYFLDWRTILSSFSGKTCFAVELMGVGSESKVPAGVLTVSLELYPPLTETLNSDIISTQQSLERQKTAEKERLFLVYAKQWWREFLEIHPSHQSKMVKIFAQDENGINRPVCSYVRVLRAGRLLESPRQAARFVSLMAHERAPVVGGGNKQEQWCTLMAFLCRGKGDCEDHATLLCSLLLGFGLDAYVCVGTKNKGTAHTWVLTRGTDGSITFWESLTAHRYLHQAIDPDAPPLAPQPKPSSPYRTVGCVFNHQTFLANCQSSDSVALCVFDFQNQSRWKAMSIDALKSVCAPGSTTSLPPLPPLCAPSLDAAAASNRLELEMRFLVSEQRKDLELGTVWDDHLSYLLSSSLSAYELERCTGVSCGNEEFQDAVRRAVPDGHTFKGFPIHFLHHNARRAFATCLRSPFCEEIVCCRGDHVRLAVRVRVFVYPENACAVWLMFACTYRSVL; encoded by the exons ATGTCTCTGCCTCCAGAGAGAGCTTCCGAGCTGAAGCAGATCATtcaggatcatctgatcagg ATGGATATCCACGGGAAAATCCGAGAGGTGCTTGCAGAGACTGTGAAGGATGACCAAGGCCCAACACACCGTCCTCTCTCTGAGGCAGATTTCCTGAATGCACTACAGCGCAGGGGCATCATTGATGATGTGATGAAGGACctacacttcagcattggcaaACATACAGACGCAGAAAACGGATCCCAACCAAGACCTGCTGGTCAGCCTGTTGAGAAGAATGTTCCTCAGCTGGGAAACA CCAACATCGACCCATCCAGGCGATACCTCTATCTCCAAGTGTTAGGTGGCAAAGCCTTTTTGGAGCACCTCCAGGAGCCAGAGCCTTTACCTGGGCAGGTGTGCTCTACATTTACACTCTACCTGCACTTCCGCAACCAGAGGTTTCACTCTAAGCCAGTTCCCTGTGCCTGTGAACCAGACCTGAAAGAAGGCTTCCTCTTAGAGATCCACAGAGAGGGTGTAG GAAAGTGCAGCACAATGGCTGATTCAACAAGCATGCTGTCTATGTGTGACCCGGTTCACTTGGTGCTTGTCAAGACAAACACCTCCAGTGAGACAACGCTGGTATCGTCCTACTTCCTGGACTGGAGAACCATCCTTAGCTCATTTAGCGGGAAGACCTGCTTTGCTGTGGAGCTGATGGGAGTCG GGAGTGAATCTAAAGTCCCAGCTGGTGTTTTGACTGTCAGTCTGGAGCTCTACCCTCCTCTCACAGAGACTCTaaacagtgacatcatcagCACACAG CAATCACTGGAGAGGCAGAAGACCGCAGAGAAGGAGAGGCTATTTTTAGTTTATGCCAAACAGTGGTGGAGAGAGTTTCTGGAGATACATCCATCACACCAATCCAAAATGGTCAAGATCTTTGCACAG gATGAGAATGGCATCAACAGGCCGGTGTGTTCCTACGTTCGTGTCCTTCGGGCGGGCCGGCTGCTGGAGAGCCCTCGACAGGCAGCACGCTTTGTCAGCCTGATGGCCCACGAGAGGGCCCCGGTGGTGGGGGGAGGAAACAAGCAGGAGCAGTGGTGCACATTAATGGCTTTCCTGTGTAGAGGGAAG GGGGACTGTGAGGACCACGCAACCCTGCTGTGCAGCCTCCTGCTGGGCTTTGGTCTGGATGCGTACGTGTGTGTGGGAACTAAAAACAAGGGGACTGCACACACCTGGGTCCTGACCCGCGGGACCGATGGGAGCATCACTTTCTGGGAAAGTCTGACAGCACACAG ATACTTGCACCAGGCCATAGACCCTGATGCACCACCTTTGGCCCCCCAGCCCAAACCCTCCTCCCCCTACCGGACTGTGGGCTGTGTCTTTAACCACCAGACCTTCCTGGCAAACTGCCAGTCATCAGACTCTGTGGcgctctgtgtgtttgacttCCAG AATCAGTCTCGCTGGAAAGCAATGAGCATAGACGCTCTGAAGTCTGTCTGCGCTCCAGGTTCCACCAcctctctgccccctctgcCTCCACTCTGTGCCCCATCTCTGGATGCCGCTGCTGCCAGCAACCGGCTGGAGCTCGAGATGCGCTTCCTGGTGTCAGAGCAGAGGAAG GACCTGGAGCTGGGGACGGTGTGGGACGACCATCTCTCCTACCTGCTGTCCTCATCGCTGTCAGCCTACGAGTTGGAGCGCTGCACCGGTGTCTCCTGCGGCAATGAGGAGTTCCAGGATGCCGTGAGGAGGGCGGTGCCGGACGGACACACCTTCAAGGGCTTCCCCATCCACTTCCTGCACCACAATGCACGCAGGGCGTTCGCAACGTGCCTCAG GTCTCCGTTCTGTGAGGAGATTGTGTGTTGTCGTGGAGATCATGTGCGGCTTGCGGTTCGGGTCCGGGTGTTTGTCTATCCTGAGAATGCGTGTGCAGTGTGGCTCATGTTTGCGTGTACGTACCGCTCTGTGCTCTGA